The Elephas maximus indicus isolate mEleMax1 chromosome 6, mEleMax1 primary haplotype, whole genome shotgun sequence genomic sequence CATTGGAGGACTGGAAATTTTTTTCCGTAAAAACTCTTTACACTTGCTATGTAGTAGTCTCAAGAGTAAAATCAGAGATTTCAAATCTTGGGTAAAAAACTGTCATGCAAATAATTTCCCCCCAATTTCAGGATAGAAATTTTGTATattaaggaaaaaaggaagacaaagggtttccaaggagcagctggtggatttgaactgctgaccttttggttagcaaacatgttcttaaccagtgggccaccagggctccatgctctCCGTCAGGAGAGGGtaatataaatatatgtttatatacaatCATTCGTTTTTAGTTTAAGCTGTACGGTAcctttagaagtttttttttttttcctaaactacATGCTTTTCTTAAATCTCCCCTTGTGTGACTAAGTGCTACTCATCCTTCAGTCTGAATTTAAAAGTCACTTCCTCGAAGAGGCATTTCTCTGATTCTCCAAAGGAAATTAGAACTCATTCCAACCCTGCTACATTTATTTGAGTAGTACTCTGTTCTTTCCGTAGAGAATTactacgtgttttttttttttttttaatatccatctCAAATATAAAAGCTCCTAAAAGGCAGGGGCCACATCTGTCTGATTCATAGTATGTTAATACAGTATTTAAtaaattacatattttatatgcatttggagccctggtggcacagtgcttaagagctcaggctgctaaccaaaagtgtggcagttcgaatccacaggccacttcttggaaaccttatggggcaattctactctttcctatagggtcactatgggtcagaatcaacttgaaggcaatgaggtttttttttttttttttttattatatgcgTATATGATAAGCAAGTTGCTGGTTAGGTTTCTAGGGCGCAGTCTTACCTTTTGCcatgttctttatttttgaaagTTAAGTTCTTTCATTTTGGTGCAATAGAGGTAACTTTACAGAAAGAAATTACTTTTGGATTCAAATATAATTATTACAGCAATGTATtcttaaaatgtcatttttgctttgttttctttctttttgtccaGGAGAAATAAATGATTCTGCTAAGCCTGAGATGTTCGCATTTCACAACGGAGGAGTGCAAATTATATGTAAACACCCTGAGACTATCCAGCAATTTAAAATGCGGTTGCTGAAAGGGGGGCAATTACTCTGCGAGCTCACCAAAACGAAGGAAAGTGGAAACACGGTGTCCACCGTTAAGAATCTGGAGTTCTGTCAGTTATCCAATAACAGCGTCTCGTTTTTTCTCTATAACTTGAACAGCTCCCATGCCAGCTACTACTTTTGCCAACTAGTAATTTTTGATCCTCCTCCTTATCGTGTAGAGACTCTCAGTGCAGAATATTTGCATGTTTATGGTAAGGCATTGCTTTTATCTTCCTAGTTTAAGAATACACACACATTTTGACAATTTTTATCACTAATGAAAATAATTAAACAAATAAGCATCTTTTATGTTGGGGGTCTGAGCTGCGGTGGCGCCCTggttcaagtgcttggctgccaacccaaaggtcgatggttcaatcccactagctgctccgcgggaggaagatgtggcagtctgcttcagtaaaggttcacagtcttggaaacccaagtgagacttctactctgtcctatagggtggctacaagttggaattgactcgatggtggtgGGTTTTATGTCGGAGTTCATTTGGGTGCAGTTAAAGGCAATCATTTATGATACAACTATGCAAGGGACAATTTATTACTAATAATTATTGTTAGTAACTAATATCCAGTTTAATCATAGAGACTGCTGAGTTAGAAATAACTCGTGCTGTTTTTAAAACACATATCCccataaaaatcagaaaaagaaattaagacaaaTACACAAACCCATGGCTTAATGGCTTTTTCCTCTGTTCACCTAAGGTTTATAATTTTGGATTTGTGCTGGGGTTGTGTAATGGAGTGAGATGATTGAAACATAATAATATTTTTCCTACTTACTGGTTTGCAAAAATGGAGACAGAAAATTGCTTTCTATTAACCCCATTTCTAAATACACACGTACACAGAAGTGTATAGAGTGGAAACATAGAGTCTTTTAGGTTTTAGTTTCTGGCAGCTTGCTGTAATACTAAGATGATGATGCtagttaccatttattgaagaacaTTACTGTAATGAAGAAAATCTCCATTTGATTAAATAACTTCTAAACTTGGTAAGAGATTTGTGATTCAGCACTGAAAAAGGAAATGTgattctcagattttttttcttacctttttttccAACCCAGAATCACAGCTTTGCTGCCAACTGAAGCTCTGGTTGCCCATCATATGTGCAGCTTCTGTTGTACTCTACATTTTTGGATGTATATTTATTTGTTGGCTTACAAAAAAGGTAAgcaaattctattttttcttgcttCTTCTTTCTGAAGAATATCAATGATTGCTTCCTCATTAAAAGTACACATTGCCCATGCCAAAGTCATGGGATCACCAGGTAGCCAATTCCTTTtccctaagatttttttttttaagatacaccTAGTAAATAATACTTTGGAATGGAagcttaattatttattttatagatcATTTCACTGCCAAAAGGACTGCATGGCCAACAGTAAGatatgttattattgttatttttaaacgaTAAAGAGGGAGGTCAAAGCATAAAAAGAGatggctataatttttaaaagttattataGGTGGGCTGTAAATTTGAATCTAAGCTTCCTAAGAGTCAAGGCAAAGATGAAACAATTAGCTGTAAGTTTCACTCAACTGGTAAGATAAAAACAATCAGTGAAAAAGTTGTACAAGCTGCCATGAGCAGCTGAGAAAGAAATTGCCCTTTTTTTTCACATGATAAATGCTTATACCCCTTGCTTTTAAAGAAAACCACAGAAAACCTACTCAGAAAGATAAAACAgcaatacaacaacaacaataacctctCTGTCCTGGAGAATATTCTTTTTAATCTcttatattaaaccaaaaacccacggctgtggagttgattctgactcttagtgactctgtaagacagaataaAAGTGTCCTGGttggtttccgaggctgtacacctttacaaagcagactgccatgtctttctcctgacgagtggctggtggatttgaaccactgaccttttggttagcagccaagtgctttaaccactgcaccaccagggctcctttctttcacATTCTAGGTTCTCAATCAAATAATTTGTCAATCTGCCATGTTATGCAAGTGTGTTAATATTCAAGTATATCCACAGTGTGCTCATTGGCCAGACAGTATGTCTGTCTGTGCCAAACTCGAATCTGAAAAGACaggtaaagaaaaaagagagtaaGATAGGGTCCATGACTCATGTCTATTGGGGAAGGAACATAAAGGTAAAAATGAGGAGGAAGTTCAGCAGAAAGCTCTTGTTATTTAAAGCTCTTTCCAGAAATGTTCTATTTAGCCTAAAGTCAGGAGCCTAAGTCACGTTTTAATGCTTTTGTCACATACCACTTCCaagaaagaatagaaaacagaaaaaaccagGGATGGAGATGAGACACACACCACTTCCaagaaagaatagaaaacagaaaaaaccagGGATGGAGATGAGACAGACAGATGACAAACCACATTTCTGGCgttttttctttcagaagtatCAGTCCATTGTGCATGAACCTAACAGTGAATACATGTCCATGGCGGCAGTGAACACAGCTAAAATACCTGGACCCAGAGGTATGGCTCCCCTTGGGGGTTTGGTCAGCAGTGTGGATGTGTGTGGGGGATGGTGGTCTCCATGTTATgcctgaaattttaattttttttaaattttattttaaaggaagTGAAAATATCTCTTAggcctaattttattttttttcctgcaaaaatCTGGATATTCACTTTAACTGAATTTATGCTTCCTGTagtacaaacaaaaaatatgattATAAACCACTATTGTATCAAGGCAATTTCTCCCTTGCTGTTTCAAAAATTGTGATGATTCTAAGTCTTACACATTGAAAGGTACATTACGGTAGacaatgaacatttattgagcatcattTAAGTGAAAACTGTTGTGGTGGGATGCATGTATGTATGGAGATTTTGGCTGAAACTTGGAAGAGAGATCTGGGCTGGAATGAAGAGGAAATTGGTAAAGGTATTTAATTATTTTGATGTACTAGTTTCCTAGGGATGCCATATcaagataccacaagtgggtgtcttatAAGAATAGAAATCTATTTCTTTACAGTGTGGGGGCTGGGAGTCCAAGATTAGAGTATCAGTAGGGCCATGCCCTCTttgaaggctctagaggaagaacCTTTTGTGtttctccagcttctggtagcccctggTGTTGTTGGTTTGTAGGTACTTTTTCACATGGCATTCTTCCCTCTGTgtatctctctgtctgctcttttCTAAGGACAGTACATATATTGAATCAGGATCCACCCCACTGGGGTATGACCTGATGTAAaactaactgataacatcttcaaagaccgtatttccaaataaggtcacattcacaggtataggagttaggacttcaacatatctttttgggggatacaattcaatccataacatttgatGCAAAGAGAATGCAAATTTAGAGAGCTTAAATAACCTCAGTAGCATTTCAATAAGGTAGAAATTTGAACTTTTCTGTTGAGAGAACTTTTCTATTGCGTGCTATCAGGTTGGGGAACATCTAAAAAGTCTGAAACATCCCTAGTGGAAAAAAATCTGTAAGTCTTATGGCTTTGGGATTGGAGTGATGTGAGAGAAGTCATGAGGCAGTTGTTATTGCtatttgccatctagttgattccaagtcatggtgaccccgcgtgtgcagagtagaactgctctatagggttttcaaggctgtgacttttcaaaagcagatcaccaggcctgtcttctgaggtgcctctgggtgggtttgaaccaccaaactttctgcTAGTGGTTGAGTCACCCAGAGAACCTAATGAAGCAAAGTTCGCTTTATTTTTGTCATCAGTTAGTGGTTAAGGACTGTGTAAGAGGGAAACACATAGCTTCCATTACCACGGAATCACAGAATGAGAGGGAACTTACACGTTCCTTTAGTCCATCCATCATTGTTTAGATGGGAAAAATCAATGCTCAGAGTGTCAAGAGAGTCTCTCGGTTGCCCAGATGTAATGCTAAAGCTGTGACACAGGCCCAGAGCTTGTTTTTCATGACTTTCTTTGctgttgaaaaaatatattttgtctcAACTTCTGTGCTCATAGTAAGGTATTCTGCCTTCGTTTGGATGTAAGAACCTGAGATAGGAACTTGGGTGCAAGTGGCTTAATACTTGGGAGGTGGTCCTAGGAAGAAAGAGTGAGGGAGGAGAgaaagtgagacagggaaggaggagaggcaaatgaaggtctcagacCTAGGACATGAGGGACTTGGTTTCATTGGGACCTCAGAGATGTGTACAGACTTAATAAATGGGAGGCTTAAGAGCCTCCCGGAATTGTTATTCTGAAGTGTGGGAAGTGTAGCATTTAGCCACTGGCTGTGTGCCTCACTGGTTTGGGGTTACAGTTAGGAGCAATAACTCTCCTCATCCTTGTGCTATGCCCTGGGTATGGGATGAGCAGGCTCTGAAGTCATCTGAGAAATCCCTGAGGCAGAAAAGCAGAGAATTGCCCCACTGGGCTCTGGTGGTAGAACGGCCAGCTTGTGCAGAACTGGTGGAATCTACCTCACCTGTGGAGCCCAGCATGTATCCTACAATTAGTTTTAAACAAATAATAATCTGAATGATCACAGTGTAAGTTTCTTAAAGGTAGAAAGGGTCTCTCTTCTGTGTTTTGAAAGCATTGCACCCGATTCCAAGCAGGGCATAAATCAGCAATTCTGTAAAATATGCTTCTTGAAATTTCTGTATGCTAGGTCCCCAAACTGATGACGCCACAGATttagcacacagcaggtgctcaatggttccatcaagtcagtcccaacttacagtgacattttgcacaacagaacgaaacactgctcagtcctgtgccatctcacaactgttgctatgcttgagcccattgttgcagccactgtgtcaatccacctcgttgagggtcttcctctttttcaatgaccctctactttcccaagcatgatgtccttctccagggactgatcccttctgataacatgtccaaagtacgtgagacatagtgtcgctgtctttgcttctaaggagcactcttgttgtacttcttccaagacagatttgttcgttcctttggctgAATAGGTAGGTGCTCGATAGGTGTttattaagtaaataaatgaatattccaTCTAAGTCAAATTTTAACTGTATCATTATTATGTGAATAACACCATGTTGAGCCTGTGtgttgggaaagaggagagaagacCCAAGACAGTCTTGGAGAGGTGATGTGTTTGGACTAAGTTGGGATAGCATGATAGAGTCAGAATTACACAATTAATCACAAAAAGAAGAGTTTCAATAATGTCTGTTACAGAAGTCAATAGCAGGCTGGGTAAGACTTCATAGAAAATGTGGAAATGGTGCTGGTTTTTGAAGCATAAATAAGGGTTTCAatggtgcgtgtgtgtgcgtgtgtgtgtgtgtgtgtatttatacaaGGCAGCGAAAAGGGAAACCTTTTGAAGAGAATTGGCATATGGAGAGCTTTTTAAGAGTTTATTCTAAAATTCTGTTACAGATGTGCCCTTTAACCTGGAACTCTCTGGCCCCCAGGCCTGaaccacactggccagctccccaCAACTTGAAGTACAAGATTATCTCCTTTCCTGGACCAGAGAGTCTGACCTGACTTGACTACATGCATCGCCTGCTGGTGTTTTGTTCAGTCTGAACCAGTGACTCTATCAGTCAACAGGGATTTATTTCAGTAGACTGCCTCCATACTGCTGAGTTCTCGCAAAACAAACACCTTCTTGAAAAGAGCTGTATAGAAAGCCCAGCTCCTGTGTGCTCAGCAAATAGACCTCGTTGGGGAGGAATCCCTGTCTTCATATCTGCTCCTAGGAAAGCAGCAGCCAGTAAAACAAACACATCTacaaaattctttaaaagatGTTAAGGGTACTGAATCTGCAGAGCAAATGGGCAGCCCTGGCCAGCATCTGTCCACATGTCACTAACACATTACCTCTTCTTTCCGTAGAGATGAGCATTCCTTTTTTAATCAGACGGTAGAGGGAGGTACTTCAAAACTGTTGCTATTTTATTGCTGTTTCATTATGTTTTATACTGTCCTAATACAATAGTTCACAGTACTCTCTTGTTCAACTTCGGATATTTCCAAACCTCAGTCGACCACCCCACCAGCAGTTTAAATACCTTCTCTTGCCCTCAAATTTATCTGCTAAAATACTTGTACATGAGTACTTgactaacagaaaaaacaaaaacctattgtcattgagttgattctgactcatggagattccatatattatggagtagaactgtgctccatagggttttctcggccaTAATCTTTAAGAAGGCAgaattccaggcctttcttccacagcaccactgggtgggttcgaaccaccaacctttaggttagtagttgaacacgaactgtttgtgccacccaaggacctgaCTACTTGATAGCCACTCTGAATAAGGGAGctacttctacatttttttccctctgctgctcagtcaAATACCGTAATGGACATAATTTGCCTATGTTCTCTCTATAAGAGTACATTTGCCCCAGAATACGTCTTATTTTCCCAAATTCAGTTAAAATGGGTTACTTTGGTAACATTAGTGGCAGGGAACATTGCCCAAAATCAAACACAACTTTATATTGTTATCCCATTTTCTATCATTACC encodes the following:
- the ICOS gene encoding inducible T-cell costimulator isoform X3 gives rise to the protein MKSDIWYFFLFCFQLEVLRGEINDSAKPEMFAFHNGGVQIICKHPETIQQFKMRLLKGGQLLCELTKTKESGNTVSTVKNLEFCQLSNNSVSFFLYNLNSSHASYYFCQLVIFDPPPYRVETLSAEYLHVYESQLCCQLKLWLPIICAASVVLYIFGCIFICWLTKKKYQSIVHEPNSEYMSMAAVNTAKIPGPRDVPFNLELSGPQA
- the ICOS gene encoding inducible T-cell costimulator isoform X2 — translated: MFAFHNGGVQIICKHPEAIQQFKMQLLKGRQILCELTKTKESGNLVSTVKNLEFCQPQLTNNSISFFLYNLDSYHASYYFCQLIIFDPPPYRVETFSGEYLHVHGEINDSAKPEMFAFHNGGVQIICKHPETIQQFKMRLLKGGQLLCELTKTKESGNTVSTVKNLEFCQLSNNSVSFFLYNLNSSHASYYFCQLVIFDPPPYRVETLSAEYLHVYESQLCCQLKLWLPIICAASVVLYIFGCIFICWLTKKKYQSIVHEPNSEYMSMAAVNTAKIPGPRDVPFNLELSGPQA
- the ICOS gene encoding inducible T-cell costimulator isoform X1 yields the protein MKSDIWYFFLFCFQLEVLRGEINDSKMFAFHNGGVQIICKHPEAIQQFKMQLLKGRQILCELTKTKESGNLVSTVKNLEFCQPQLTNNSISFFLYNLDSYHASYYFCQLIIFDPPPYRVETFSGEYLHVHGEINDSAKPEMFAFHNGGVQIICKHPETIQQFKMRLLKGGQLLCELTKTKESGNTVSTVKNLEFCQLSNNSVSFFLYNLNSSHASYYFCQLVIFDPPPYRVETLSAEYLHVYESQLCCQLKLWLPIICAASVVLYIFGCIFICWLTKKKYQSIVHEPNSEYMSMAAVNTAKIPGPRDVPFNLELSGPQA